The Ananas comosus cultivar F153 linkage group 22, ASM154086v1, whole genome shotgun sequence genome segment CTCTCCACCCCGTTCCTTTCCACCGAAGTACCCCCCTCTCCAGTGAAATATAGTCGACGCCGACTTCTCACCACTTCACATAAACTCGTCGCCGACTTTCTCATttcctaatctctctctctctctcgacccttttcgtcgtcgtcgtcgccctCTTCCTCGATCGCGATCgctttctagggtttcctcttcctcatcctcccccctcctctccctccccgtCGCCATGGCGACGAGGAACCGAACCCCTCTCTACCGGAAGTACCGCGACGCCCTCCGCAACGTCCgcgccccctccccctcctcctcctactccggcggaggcggcggagggccGGTGATCGAGCTCGTGAACGCCTCGCTGCTTCGATCGGATCGGGCCTACGCCCCCCTCAGCACCGACGACCCCGGGAGCTCTAGGTTTGCGCGCTCCCCCTCCCTTGCCCCTTGCTTCCCCGTATCGCGATCGATCTCGCGCTTGATTGGTGCGAAGGGTTAATTTGATGCTAGAAACCCTAGTTGTTAGGTTGTGACACGATAATTAGCTGGAAATGTCTGTAGAATTTGGGCTTTGATGATATCTTAATATCGCTATGCTGATGCCAATATTCCCATTTCTTGTTGATAAATTATGCAGCTTTTATGAGTAAAGTATGTTGCTGAATGGTGATTCCTTTGGAAATTGTGGCTTAGGGTATAGTGATGGTCTATGTTGTGTAGCTGAGGCTTAGTTGTAAGATTAAGGGATCTAAAACTTAGAAGAGGTAGGTGTAGAGGAAATGGGAATGGGATGGGTGCTGTTCTATAAGCTCAATCATTATAATGTTGTAACCATCGTTAGCAATATGTGGTAAGTCGTATAAGTTCCACATGTTCTGTCTTAATATCTCAGTGTTAAATGTTTTCGACCTTCAAGAACTTCTGTTAATACGAGAGAAGATCGACGTTAGTGGTGCATGTAGTCCTTCACTTAATAGTGCATATTTCTATAATTGATTATAAGTTATGCTTAAGATCTAAAGAGATTTTGTCCTGTGAGATAATGTATGGAATGTAGTCGAAAACTGATTTGTTGTCCTTGAATTTTTGAGAGGAACAGATAAAATGTCTAACGCTACCTAATTTTTAGGGTGTCATATCTTGGATCATTTTCCATCTAAAATCTTTACATGTGTTGGTACATTTGGACTCCACATGACCAAAACTGATTAGAATGATGGCTTTACTCCACTTTTAGTGGGTAATTCAATTTAAACAGAGAGTGGTGAAAACGCTGTTTAACAAGATAACACTCACATATAATGCTAACAGACCTTGGAATTTGGCCGGAAAAAAGAATCCTGGGGTGACTATGGAAAAGCTAGGTAAGATCAGGGCCTAACGTGCTTACTGCTTAAAGTGAAAAATTGTGGCACCCAATAGCAATGAAGTCACAGTTTCATGGATTGTTGCTATGTTTGTCCCTTCCTTTCTTCTAGAACACACTAATATTCACGACTTGTCTATTGTTTGATACTATTGTAACATATTCTTTCTCTTCTGCAGTGGAGGTGCAGTTACGGTCGGTCTGCCACCAGCTTGGGTGGATGTTTTTGAGGAAATATCTACAAATATGCAACGGGCTAAAACAAAGATGTCAGAGTTGGCTAAGGCTCATGCCAAAGCTCTAATGCCTTCATTTGGAGATAACAAAGGGGACCACCATGCAATTGAGGTTCTTACCCACGAGATAACTGATTTACTGAAGAGATCAGAGAAGAGATTGCAGAAACTTTCAACTGCGGACCCTTCTGAGGATTCAAATGTTCGGAAAAATGTTCAGGTATGATAGTACCTCATCTCAATAGTTGTTCTGATACACTCTTAAAGCtgttttactttatttttctgtCAGCCTGGATGGAAAACCCTGAATAGTAGAATTCTGTGGAATTGGAATTCTAGTTATCTCAGATGCCTTgttttggattattattttttgatattttatttggaGTTTGTGGAATTTTTCATACTACTACAAGATGCCATAATTTGGGGTTGGATTCAGCGGGAGTCCATTTGCTATTGGTGATAAATATAAGTAACCAAAAATGCccctttttaaaatattttagctgTTTAGCTAATGAATTTTAGATTATTACTAATCTAAATTACAAACAcatgaatggaaaaaaaaatcatttattaTATGTTCCAAACAAATTAATCATTTCTAATTAAATTCATTCATATTCTTCTGATCTGAAATCTATTACGTCCTATTCAAAGTCTATCccaaacaaagtggaagcattAAAGTGCACTTTCCCCTTGTAGACTTggcattctttttctttacatgATCAGGCAGCAAGGGTACTGCATAACTGCATTTGGCGCATTAGGGACCAATTTTACTCAATACATTTGATGATGAATTTACTGATGATTTCTGACCTTTTAGTCCTTATCAAAGTGACCTTCGACTTTTTTACCTGCAGAGATCACTTGCAACTGACCTTCAAAGCCTTTCAATGGAGTTCCGGAAGAAACAGTCTTCTTATTTAAAGCGGCTTCGACAGCAGAAAGAGGTTGaatgtttattaaattttatgtttaccCCCCCAAAGATCAGATATTCTTTGTCAACTAGCTTCCGAATATGCGTGCTATTTTCTGATGCCTTTAGGGTCACGATGGTATTGATTTGGAGATAAATCTAAATGGAACGAGATCCACATTGGAAGACGATGATGACCTTGCAGATGGGGTATGTTAATGTCACGCCTCATAATGTTTTCGTATAATCTATTCCTGTAATATATGTGCATAACAATGTGTAATCTTGTATGCGTTGTGTATGTTTATCCGTGTATATTCACGttacatttaatttttaatatgtatacTGATAGAGGGGTGAGAGGATCGAACTTGTACATACTTTAAGTTCTATATAGTTTGTAATAAATATAATGGCCAGAAAACCAACAAACACAAACTATTGGATGTGATCTAGAAAATCTAAATGCTCATACATGGAAGAAAATTAAAGTGTGGAGTTATATTCTGTAACAATCCAACTcactagcactaataacttattGGGCCCAAACCGCTGGCTTTAGAtgtttaagtccagttattagtTCTAGTGTGCCCGTCATATATAACTCTTTCACATTATCCGATGCGGGACTATTATAGTGTCACATAGTCCTAGGGCGACAAGATGTTTCAAAATCATTCTAGTAGGGGAAATTGTTCGATTTGTAGGAAATCATAGGCATTTAGATGTTGTAGGTTGTATATTTGAAATCACATCAACTTCAATGAATCTCACATTTGAAATTAGGCTCACTAACACAGGAATATGTCTATACTGAAGTATAATAATGTATACATCTGTATTCTCTGCGTGCTCATGTACCTAATTGAGGAGAATGCTTGCTCagttgcttgttatttttatttttatcattgttGTCTTCACTATTTTTACTGTTgctaatattattttaattttttccccttttttgaAAAAGGCAAATATAGGCATGACACCTATAGAAGTCGGCTTTGCTTGGATACACATAAAATAGGTCATTTAAATTACCTTTGTAAGATGCCAGCATGATTTTTCTGGAGATCTTTCAGTAACCCAGTCTTTATTAACAAGAATTTTGTGCTCTTACGGATGTAGACAACACGTTATGGATTTTACTGTGTTGCTGACGCTACTTGGTTTAATAGTACTAGTTTTCTGTTCGCAGGGTTTCACAGAGGTTCAGATGTCAAAGCTTAAAAAAAGCGAGGTTTTCacaagggagagggagagggagattcAACAGGTAAACATTTTTCACTGTATAGATTGCAAGGGTCTTTTGACCTGTAGTTTACTGTTTTCCCTTCCCTGGAAAAGCCGTCGTCTAACTAAAATAACGTATGAAGGTTGTGGAATCGGTGAATGAGCTTGCTCAGATAATGAAGGACCTCTCGGTTCTCGTGATAGATCAGGTATTAGATTATATCACAATTTGGATAGAAACTAAGATCCAGTGTTGTTACTGAAATGGTTTGATTCCTTTGATTCCGACACACCTTTCGTGAGCAGGGGACCATCATTGACCGGATAGACTTCAATATACAGAATGTTGCAGCTTCAGTTGAGGAGGGCTATAAGCAGCTCCAaagggtctctctctctctctctctctctctctctctctccatgtaACCCAGAAAGTTGAAACGTACACCACTGGGTGTGATCCACAATATCTCAACGGCCAATATGTAAAAGATCACAAATTTTCGGAGATCTATATTTTAATCATCAAGCAATACCGAAATAAGTGCTATTGCCCAACGCATAAGAGATGGGCTCCGGAAACATATGGTTTACTTAATATATAGGCCTTTTTCAGATGCTGTAGATCACATCTAAAGGTTTACATCTTTTAGGGACTATGATCGGATAAGCGTAACTTGATCTTAATTGCATAGATAAATAgatgcctctctctctcctctctcactaACATCCTGATGCTTGAGCTCTCTTCCAATATACAGGCTGAGAGGACACAAAAGAAAGGGGGGATGGTGACGTGCGCGACGGTGCTTGTCATAATGTGCTTAATCATGATAGTCCTCTTAATCCTCAAGTCTATTATCTTCTAGTCGCAGTCTCAATTATCCGATCAATCCAGTTACTTTTCGCGGTGAGCACATCTCGAAGTGCTTCTCCAGATGAATATACACTCGAAATTCAACTTCCGAGAGAAAGCAGTTTAAAGTCGCACATCCATCTAATGCTGATGCCTCAACCCAGAAATGCTTTCGTCGCGCTTCGGAGAATGCTTGGCGGTATATACTATACACTCTATTTTTCACCTGGTCGATAAATGCGCAGAGTATTTCAATCGGTGTCCAATTGTTCAAAAGTTGCTCcaagtttttcttttctgttttttttttttgtttatcccTTTTGGAAGAAGGAGAGTTATTCCACTTCTTTTCGCAAAGGGGAACTCTCCTTGTATCCAGAGAATTATAACACCGCATCGAATTCCCTATACGAATTCATAAACTTTAATGGGAGGAAATGTTCCTGTTTTTGTGTGTTTTTGTTAGAGCAAATAGTTCATCTTGATGCATTGAATTCTACTCTTAAGCTTTTatgacttttcttttttctcctttttttttttttttttttgtgtgggtTGGACTACAAAAGTCAGTATGTTTGAGTAAACAATACAAAGTATTCTGCATTTCAGGGTCTAGGGCTTAGGGTTTAGGAAAAATTAGTAAGATATCAAACATTCACACAAAGAAACATAGGAAAACTTcaaaccccccccccccttgtggtttcacattttttcattttagtacgctgtggtttaaagtgtatcaagttagtatcctgtggtttctcactttatcactttagtaccctgtggtttaaagtgtatcaagttagtaccctgtggttttgcactttatcactttagtatcctgtggtttcacactttatcactttagtaccctatagtttaaaaaatcacaggatactaacttgatataaaattaaaaccacagggtgcgaaagtgataaagtgcaaaccacaggatactaacttgatacactttaaatcacatggtactaaagtgataaagtgagaaactacatggtactaacttgatatattttaaaccatatggtactaaagtaaaaaaaattaaaaccacaagggaggtttttgaagtttttccaagaAACATTGAGATTTGAGAGGAGTGTGCCAATAAGTGTGCACTTTCACTTGTCATAAGAGTTGGTGAGTCACACTAATCTTACATCATATGAATCTCTCTTTGAGTGCACCTAAAAATAGATAGATTATTACATGAGGCTTTAAACAATGTATCAAATCATAGGAGCTTGCGGCATAACTCTTTGTGATCTTTTTATTTGGTTTCTCAGaaaagtgtgaaaaaaaaaaaatcgagaaaAATGTTTCttatagaaaatgatgaaaattttttttcccagaTTTTCGTCCGGTTGgttccaaaatatatatatatatttgaaaaaaattttttcaaatttcatagaAAACTAGCCTTTTTGTTTTCTGGTTTTGTTTTAGAAAAATGAGAACACAAAGTTTTCgtaaaatgtaataaaaaaaagggtttccaaacaaattatttttttaaaccaaactggcaaaaaaaaattaaaaaaggaagtTTCTATGAAAAAaaccttttgttgattttttttttccccacatTTTTCTAAGTAATGAGACACCCTCTTAGTTGTAGTTttgtggggaaaaaaaaaaagaaatttagcACAAAAAAGGTATGAATTAAATTctgatatattatattaaaagtcccgaatttattttaaaaacttatggTGATAGAATTATACACAGAACATCTGAACATGACTCTAATAAATCCAATATTGTgacatgaatattttttttccaatttactTATCTTAACCTTCTAgaagtattaattaattaattattattttccaaaaaaagaaGGCTTCTAGAAGcgttatcctctctctctctctctctctctccttgtgCACCGAACTGGCGCACGAGTTCGCACGTGACTCAGAAACGCCACGAAACCGGCTCGCACGTGCCACGCCGGAGCAACCGGCATTATCCGGTAAACCACCGGGTAGGTGACCCGTCCTTACCGGTTCCCTCAAGGGATGGTAAAATGTATGGGTACTCCCTGCGCTACCCCCGTATTGTACATtagtctcttttttttaattattactaGATGACTTTTTATGCCATGTATTGTACCCTATATTTCCACTGCtaaaacatattattttattaattctaCACATGAGTTgttaattagtttatattttaaaacataattttgCTTAGAGAAAAAACATGTAAAATTTAACGAAGATGCTCACAACTATGGGCCAATTTGAAATACTacttaaaactttatatttttctaaaacacGCACATGgcgtatcttttttttttctactttaatttaaattatccGAGtcatccaaattaaaatttttattaagaataacaatgtaattaattaatcaattgtTTTTTTCCgacaaaatctaaaaatttttgctgcaaaatttgttaaaattattaaataattaaaaaaaaaacaagaaggtAAGTGGACCATCACAAAAATTTCCCATAGTTAAGGGATCTCCGCGCATGTTTGCCTAGACAATAAATGCCAAACTTTAAGCACGgactaaattctaattttgagaTTGTACAGGGACTGGAATTCAATTCAACCATCGGGAGAGCGACAAAAGAGAAACAGGGgtggagaggggaggagagagagagagaaacgtcCTTGTGTCGTCCACACGATCCTTCTCCTCTTCGCCACGCTCCAAGAATCGATTTTTTGCCTATTTTTCTCGTTTTCAGAGGTAATCCAATGGCTTTTTACCCTTGTAACTCGCTAATTTCGATCAAATCGCgctttttttttggtcaaatcATGTTTCCCCTTGATGTATGTTGCGAATCATGGTAGGGGAATTGGGGATTTTTGTTGATCTCCGCGAGATTAGAGTTTTGATGGTTGGGCTTGGATTTAGACATGGCGGAGAAGGTGAGATTCGTTTTAGGATTCGTTCTCAGCTTCTGAGATCTGGGTATTGTTTCATCCCAGATCTAGAGAGATTTAGATGAGTTTATTCAATTCTAGGAACTTTTGACCAAATCCAAGTTGTAGGAAACCGTAATTTGGGATATATTCGCATGAATCCACTCCGTCGAACTTTTTTTTGCACTCCGTCAaacttttttttgcaaaatttattaaagGCTAGTAATTGTTTGTAATTTCCGATTCTTTTGAAGTATATGTTCTCGTAATATCGTAGTTATCCGAAAAGGCGATAGTGGAGATCAGATGAACCATCGCCGTGCACTGATCGGAGAGATAATGTAGATTTTTTGGCTTAAAACATTTGATCTCTTTAGTAGGAGATATGTTTCTATTCTAATAATAGTATATGATTTAGGTGGTTTCCTTTCGTTTTTCCTGTAACTCATGCATCATGAGTTGGGCTTGTAATGTTTCGATTTAATTGCTTCAATGCTTATGCAGCAGGTTTTAGAATTTGGGTTACTTTTGTAATCTGGATTTGATTTATCTGAGAAAAGTTGCCTTTTGCGTAATATCACTGTCGCTTATGTCGATAGCATAGTTCAGTTTCTCGCAATTTCCTTGTTCGAAGATCATCGAATGTATAGTTATTAGTTAATGCTCCGACTATTTCCCTTATTCTTGGTGAACTTTGTAGTATAAATTCTCTTTGATTATCTGCCGACTAATGTTTGTTGTTTGTCTTCGATCTCTGTACTCTCAGAATGGAGTTTTTCTTCGGTGGCTTTCTCGGCGAATCATCCGGGTTGGAGAAATCGTTTACTCATCCGGATATTCAGAAGTGCCCGTTCCTTCGAAACATCAATGAAACTACTAACTTTTCCTTCTCCTCGGCTTTTCCTGTCGCTGTAAGATTTTACCTTATGTTTCAGTAACTATATTTTCATACAGATATAGATAAGTTTATCCTTCCCTATGTTTGGGAACTGCTCTTTCGAGGGTTATATATGTGAATTCAGATTTTACGGGTGTAGACTTTTAAATAGAAGTTGCGTTCATATAATAAGATGTTTGCTTTCGTACCATTTCTATTATCTTTCAAAGGCTCGTGGAGTGAAGGGCCCAATCTTTGAAGATGGTCCGAGTTTCGACACGGCATTCAGGCTTTTCCACGGGCGAGATGGAGTCGTCCCACTTTCGGGAAAATCATATATTCGTAATGAGAATGTGGAACCTGAGCACGTACCCCAATTTAACCCGTTGGCGGCGAAAGCAGCCACCATTAGCCTTTCGGCTTTTGGAGGGCCTTTCGGATTTAATTTCTTCTCGGACAAGTGGAAGA includes the following:
- the LOC109727303 gene encoding syntaxin-41-like; this translates as MATRNRTPLYRKYRDALRNVRAPSPSSSYSGGGGGGPVIELVNASLLRSDRAYAPLSTDDPGSSSGGAVTVGLPPAWVDVFEEISTNMQRAKTKMSELAKAHAKALMPSFGDNKGDHHAIEVLTHEITDLLKRSEKRLQKLSTADPSEDSNVRKNVQRSLATDLQSLSMEFRKKQSSYLKRLRQQKEGHDGIDLEINLNGTRSTLEDDDDLADGGFTEVQMSKLKKSEVFTREREREIQQVVESVNELAQIMKDLSVLVIDQGTIIDRIDFNIQNVAASVEEGYKQLQRAERTQKKGGMVTCATVLVIMCLIMIVLLILKSIIF